Proteins encoded within one genomic window of Saccharopolyspora pogona:
- a CDS encoding DEAD/DEAH box helicase yields MSEAQLDHSVRSVLSDPSQAPSRPLRAWQRRALTRYLSSKPQDFLAVATPGAGKTTFGLRVAAELLADRTVEAVTVVAPTEHLKHQWALAAGGAGIPLDSNFRNSDGITSSDYRGVVVTYAQVAAHSTLHRVRTERRKTLVILDEVHHAGDAKSWGDAIREAFTPAVRRLSLTGTPFRSDDSPIPFIGYEPDADGSLRSRPDHSYGYSDALNDGVVRPVLFLAYSGEARWRTNAGDEFSARLGEPLTAEQTARAWRTALDPAGEWVPTVLQAADTRLTQLRKGGIPDAGGLVIATDHVTAKAYAKTLHRLTGHDPVVVLSDDPQASGRIAEFAESEDRWMVAVRMVSEGVDVPRLAVGVYATSSSTPLFFAQAVGRFVRSRRPGETASIFLPSVPVLLELASQLEAQRDHVLGKPHREKDGWDDELLAAANSKRDEPGEDEKAFTSLGAEAELDQVIYDGSSFGTAAFSTTDEEQDYLGLPGLLEPDQVRALLRQRQEQQLEDVGKREAVAKAAKVAEQAEQRARPQTVQERLQKLRKELNTLVSLHHHRTRKPHGKIYNELQKTCGGPPTAMATVEQLEERIATLRSW; encoded by the coding sequence GTGTCCGAAGCGCAACTCGACCATTCCGTGCGATCCGTGCTCAGCGACCCCTCGCAGGCTCCTTCCCGGCCACTGCGCGCCTGGCAGCGGCGAGCCCTCACCAGGTACCTGTCGAGCAAGCCTCAGGACTTCCTGGCGGTCGCGACGCCGGGCGCGGGCAAGACGACCTTCGGGCTGCGGGTCGCCGCGGAGCTGCTGGCCGACCGCACGGTTGAGGCGGTGACCGTGGTGGCTCCCACCGAGCACCTCAAGCACCAGTGGGCGTTGGCCGCCGGCGGCGCGGGCATCCCGCTGGACTCCAACTTCCGCAACAGCGACGGCATCACCTCCAGCGACTACCGCGGCGTCGTGGTGACCTACGCGCAGGTCGCGGCGCATTCGACGCTGCACCGGGTGCGCACCGAACGTCGCAAGACGCTGGTGATCCTCGATGAGGTGCACCACGCGGGCGACGCGAAGTCCTGGGGCGATGCGATCCGGGAGGCGTTCACCCCGGCCGTCCGGCGCCTGTCGTTGACCGGTACCCCGTTCCGCAGCGACGACTCGCCGATCCCGTTCATCGGCTACGAACCCGACGCCGACGGCTCGCTGCGCAGCCGCCCGGACCACTCCTACGGCTACTCCGATGCCCTCAACGACGGCGTCGTCCGGCCGGTGCTGTTCCTGGCGTACTCCGGCGAGGCCCGGTGGCGCACCAACGCAGGCGACGAGTTCAGCGCCCGCCTCGGCGAGCCGCTGACCGCCGAGCAGACCGCGCGGGCCTGGCGGACCGCCCTGGACCCGGCGGGGGAGTGGGTCCCGACGGTGCTGCAGGCCGCCGACACCCGGTTGACGCAGCTGCGCAAGGGCGGCATCCCGGACGCCGGTGGCCTGGTGATCGCCACCGACCACGTCACGGCCAAGGCCTACGCGAAGACCCTGCACAGGCTCACCGGGCACGACCCGGTGGTGGTGCTCTCCGACGACCCGCAGGCGTCCGGGCGGATCGCCGAGTTCGCCGAGTCCGAGGACCGCTGGATGGTCGCGGTCCGCATGGTCAGCGAAGGCGTCGACGTGCCGCGGCTGGCGGTCGGCGTCTACGCCACGAGCTCCTCGACGCCACTGTTCTTCGCGCAGGCCGTGGGCCGGTTCGTGCGGTCCCGGCGGCCGGGCGAGACGGCGAGCATCTTCCTACCGAGCGTCCCGGTGCTGCTTGAGCTGGCCAGCCAGCTGGAAGCACAGCGGGACCACGTGCTCGGCAAGCCGCACCGGGAGAAGGACGGCTGGGACGACGAGCTGCTGGCCGCGGCCAACAGCAAGCGCGACGAGCCCGGCGAGGACGAGAAGGCGTTCACCTCGCTGGGTGCCGAGGCCGAGCTGGACCAGGTGATCTACGACGGCTCGTCGTTCGGCACGGCCGCGTTCAGCACGACCGATGAGGAGCAGGACTACCTCGGGCTGCCCGGCCTGCTGGAACCCGACCAGGTGCGCGCGCTGCTGCGGCAGCGCCAGGAGCAGCAGCTGGAGGACGTCGGCAAGCGCGAGGCAGTGGCGAAGGCGGCGAAGGTCGCCGAGCAGGCCGAGCAGCGCGCGCGGCCGCAGACCGTGCAGGAGCGGTTGCAGAAGCTCCGCAAGGAGCTGAACACGCTCGTTTCGCTACACCACCACCGCACCCGGAAGCCGCACGGCAAGATCTACAACGAGCTGCAGAAGACCTGCGGCGGACCGCCCACCGCGATGGCCACCGTCGAACAGCTCGAAGAGCGCATCGCCACCCTGCGTTCCTGGTGA
- a CDS encoding YihY/virulence factor BrkB family protein, with protein MRTLDKAWWDNIFSESAAAAFWQTLSMPPLLLGLLGSLGFVGDWFGPTVVDAVHDKILAFSRTVFTANVVDQIIGPTVADILTKGRSEIVSVGFVISLWAGSSALASLVDSITLAYNQYLVRNSVWQRIFALLLYLVCLVVAVVGLPVVALGPDWLPTIFPQDFQDDIAWLIQAFYYPATAVGLVVALATLYKVALPRKLPWHRGLPGALLAMAIFLCASIGLRLYITWVTSTGYTYGALATPIAFLLFAFFIGLAIIMGAQFNNAIQEMWPAKMTRRERRRWRRLEMKRLAQRMHTEEGYRTWRNGQAEEGGEKPKPATEPPRNGVPLPKQPNDKQAEPHGG; from the coding sequence ATGCGCACGCTCGACAAGGCGTGGTGGGACAACATCTTCTCGGAATCGGCGGCCGCCGCGTTCTGGCAGACGCTGTCCATGCCACCGCTGCTGCTCGGGCTGCTGGGCAGCCTCGGCTTCGTCGGCGACTGGTTCGGACCCACGGTCGTCGATGCCGTGCACGACAAGATCCTCGCCTTCTCCCGCACGGTGTTCACGGCGAACGTGGTGGACCAGATCATCGGCCCCACGGTCGCCGACATCCTGACCAAGGGGCGCAGCGAGATAGTCTCGGTCGGATTCGTGATCTCGCTGTGGGCGGGTTCTTCGGCGCTGGCGTCGCTGGTCGACTCGATCACCCTCGCCTACAACCAGTATCTGGTGCGCAACAGCGTGTGGCAGCGGATCTTCGCGCTGCTGCTGTACCTGGTGTGCCTGGTCGTCGCGGTGGTCGGGCTGCCGGTGGTCGCGCTGGGCCCGGACTGGCTGCCGACGATCTTCCCGCAGGACTTCCAGGACGACATAGCCTGGCTGATCCAGGCGTTCTACTACCCGGCGACCGCCGTCGGCCTGGTGGTCGCGCTCGCGACGCTGTACAAGGTGGCGCTACCGCGGAAGCTGCCGTGGCACCGCGGCCTCCCCGGGGCGCTGCTGGCGATGGCGATCTTCCTGTGCGCCAGCATCGGCCTGCGGCTCTACATCACGTGGGTGACCAGCACCGGCTACACCTACGGCGCGCTGGCCACGCCGATCGCGTTCCTGCTGTTCGCGTTCTTCATCGGGCTGGCGATCATCATGGGCGCGCAGTTCAACAACGCGATCCAGGAGATGTGGCCGGCGAAGATGACCCGCCGGGAGCGCCGGCGGTGGCGGCGCCTGGAGATGAAGCGGCTCGCGCAGCGGATGCACACCGAAGAGGGCTACCGCACGTGGCGCAACGGCCAGGCCGAGGAGGGCGGCGAGAAGCCGAAACCGGCCACGGAGCCGCCGCGGAACGGCGTCCCGCTGCCGAAGCAACCGAACGACAAGCAGGCCGAACCGCACGGCGGCTGA
- a CDS encoding DUF3039 domain-containing protein: MSTMTMPETDTRTETTDQTSDDRPEMFHYVQKDKIAESAVMGTMVVALCGDVFPVTKSPKPGSPVCPDCKEIFESLPSGGKD, encoded by the coding sequence ATGAGCACGATGACGATGCCGGAGACCGATACCCGGACCGAGACCACTGATCAGACCAGTGACGACCGGCCGGAGATGTTCCACTACGTGCAGAAGGACAAGATCGCCGAGAGTGCGGTCATGGGCACGATGGTGGTCGCGCTGTGCGGAGATGTCTTCCCCGTCACGAAGTCGCCGAAGCCGGGCTCGCCGGTCTGCCCGGACTGCAAGGAGATCTTCGAGTCCCTGCCCTCGGGCGGCAAGGACTGA
- a CDS encoding DUF3099 domain-containing protein, producing MELGGSVVNSSHRDDTPVLITEAQPSYDDQQAQRRRRYAIMMASRIPCLVIAAVVFQLWQLWWLSLIILAISIPLPWMAVLIANDRPAKKREHVNRFRRSRHSIESRSHQVIEGA from the coding sequence ATGGAACTCGGAGGTAGCGTCGTGAACAGCTCACATCGTGACGACACCCCGGTGCTGATCACCGAGGCACAGCCGTCCTACGACGATCAGCAGGCGCAGCGTCGCCGCAGGTACGCGATCATGATGGCCAGCCGCATCCCGTGTCTGGTCATTGCCGCAGTGGTGTTCCAGCTGTGGCAGTTGTGGTGGTTGTCACTGATCATCCTGGCTATTTCCATCCCGTTGCCGTGGATGGCGGTGCTCATCGCCAACGACCGCCCGGCGAAGAAGCGCGAGCACGTGAACCGGTTCCGCCGCTCGCGGCACTCGATCGAATCCCGTAGCCACCAGGTCATCGAGGGCGCCTGA
- a CDS encoding lysophospholipid acyltransferase family protein gives MLYAVSKRVVGAVARTIYRPTVIDADKVPTTGPVILAPNHLAVLDSFIVPLVLPRPVAFLAKAEYFQGTGFKGSLTKWLFGSLGVIPVERGRGRAAKEALEAAEQVLRDGGAFGIHPEGTRSPDGRLYRGRTGVARLALSTGAPVVPVALTGTDKLQPRGKKLPRLHPVTVRFGDPLDFARYAGMEGSLPVLRSITDEIMYAIAELSDQEYVDRYQSPGAAAAA, from the coding sequence ATGCTGTACGCGGTGAGCAAGCGGGTCGTGGGTGCGGTGGCGCGGACGATCTACCGGCCGACCGTGATCGACGCCGACAAGGTGCCCACGACCGGGCCAGTGATCCTGGCCCCGAACCACCTCGCTGTGCTCGACAGCTTCATCGTGCCGCTGGTGCTGCCGCGCCCGGTGGCGTTCCTGGCCAAGGCCGAGTACTTCCAGGGCACCGGCTTCAAGGGCTCGCTGACCAAGTGGCTGTTCGGCTCACTCGGCGTGATCCCGGTGGAGCGCGGGCGCGGGCGTGCCGCGAAGGAGGCCCTCGAAGCTGCGGAGCAGGTGCTCCGCGACGGCGGCGCGTTCGGCATCCACCCGGAGGGCACCCGCTCGCCCGACGGGCGGCTGTACCGGGGGCGGACCGGCGTGGCGCGGCTGGCGCTGAGCACCGGCGCGCCGGTGGTGCCCGTCGCGTTGACCGGCACGGACAAGCTCCAGCCGCGGGGCAAGAAGCTCCCCCGGCTGCACCCGGTGACCGTCCGCTTCGGCGACCCGCTGGACTTCGCCCGCTATGCCGGGATGGAGGGTTCGCTGCCGGTGCTGCGCTCGATCACCGACGAGATCATGTACGCCATCGCCGAACTCTCCGACCAGGAATACGTCGACCGCTACCAGAGCCCCGGCGCCGCCGCGGCGGCCTGA
- a CDS encoding RNA 2'-phosphotransferase → MDERRLVRVSKYLAKHLRHQPERIGIELDEHGWAVVDVLLAAAASHGFPISRAELVQVVETNDKQRYVIEGDRIRASQGHSVAVDLDLPVTEPPELLFHGTASRHLAGIRAEGLRPMNRHHVHLSVDRETAKRVGARRGRPVVLTVDAAGMHASGHEFRVSANGVWLVDHVLPEFIRYPD, encoded by the coding sequence ATGGACGAGCGCAGGTTGGTGCGAGTCTCGAAGTACCTGGCCAAGCACCTGCGGCACCAGCCCGAGCGGATCGGGATCGAGCTGGACGAGCACGGCTGGGCGGTCGTCGATGTGCTGCTCGCGGCGGCAGCCTCGCACGGGTTCCCGATCTCGCGGGCGGAGCTGGTGCAGGTCGTCGAGACCAACGACAAGCAGCGGTACGTCATCGAGGGCGACCGGATCAGGGCCAGCCAGGGGCATTCGGTCGCGGTGGACCTCGACCTACCGGTGACCGAACCACCTGAGCTGCTGTTCCACGGCACGGCCTCGCGCCACCTGGCGGGCATCCGCGCCGAGGGGTTGCGGCCGATGAACCGGCATCACGTCCACCTCTCGGTCGATCGCGAGACCGCGAAGCGCGTCGGCGCGCGGCGGGGGCGGCCGGTCGTGTTGACCGTGGACGCCGCCGGGATGCACGCGAGCGGGCACGAGTTCCGGGTCAGTGCGAACGGCGTCTGGCTGGTAGATCACGTCCTGCCCGAGTTCATCCGCTATCCGGACTGA
- a CDS encoding HhH-GPD-type base excision DNA repair protein — translation MPKKLNLTGDADADKLLSDDPFALLTGMLLDQQISMEIAFAGPKKIADRMGGFSVAKIAESDLDGFVELCVQKPAIHRYGGSMGRRVHALAQYIVENYDGRTDAIWTEADPDGKEVLKRLKALPGFGDQKARIFLALLGKQRGVEPTGWREAAGAYGDADARRSIADVVDDQSLAEVRAWKKEQKAAAKAAKD, via the coding sequence ATGCCGAAGAAGCTCAACCTCACCGGCGATGCCGACGCGGACAAGCTGCTGTCCGACGACCCGTTCGCCCTGCTCACGGGCATGCTGCTCGATCAGCAGATCTCCATGGAGATCGCGTTCGCGGGGCCGAAGAAGATCGCCGACCGGATGGGCGGGTTCAGCGTCGCCAAGATCGCGGAGTCCGACCTCGACGGCTTCGTCGAGCTTTGCGTGCAGAAGCCCGCCATCCACCGCTACGGCGGGTCGATGGGGCGGCGGGTGCACGCGTTGGCCCAGTACATCGTCGAGAACTACGACGGCCGCACCGACGCCATCTGGACCGAGGCCGATCCGGACGGCAAGGAGGTCCTGAAGCGGCTCAAGGCGCTGCCCGGGTTCGGCGACCAGAAGGCGCGGATCTTCCTAGCCCTGCTGGGCAAGCAGCGCGGCGTCGAGCCGACCGGGTGGCGCGAGGCAGCCGGTGCCTACGGCGACGCGGACGCCCGCCGCTCGATCGCCGACGTCGTCGACGATCAGTCCCTCGCCGAGGTGCGCGCCTGGAAGAAGGAGCAGAAGGCCGCGGCCAAGGCAGCCAAGGACTAG
- a CDS encoding DUF7782 domain-containing protein: MIPDLSHDRIDRLRDAFQAAGYDADGVVDLLGPEAHAALGRGEPVPALRATTDAGALGTLVRLFLLGQAESRAAVEAALAPLPLSEATAAGLLVDDGDGLRAGLDVRPHGVDDESWWVVSDLDSDLRGGRPVEADHVLGVGHASLSLVRATSRRPVGSVLDLGTGCGVQALHASTHAQRITATDVSKRALALAEATFRLNRIDVELAEGEWFDPVQGRKFDQVVCNPPFVVGPPRTDFTYRDSGLAGDDASALVVRQLPGFLAESGTGQLLASWVHRAGEDWQDRISRWLPPGAGVDAWFVQRDVADPALYVGTWLRDAGYDQRCPQGLQKAAEWLDWFEANDVIGIGFGFVTLRRTDAGGEVVCEDLRHAFDDPLGPESDQWLRRVDWLRAHDSAEALLAARLVTADSTVLEAVSEPGDEGWHPLVHRLHRTDGPGWQHEIDELGVRLLAGCRGALPLAELLELLAMGYGEDSGELTRAAIPMVRELVRHGMLLPAEWAGGDQ; the protein is encoded by the coding sequence GTGATTCCAGACCTGTCCCATGACCGCATCGATCGACTTCGCGACGCCTTCCAGGCCGCCGGGTACGACGCCGACGGCGTCGTGGATCTCCTCGGTCCCGAGGCGCATGCCGCGCTGGGCCGCGGCGAGCCCGTTCCCGCGCTGCGCGCGACCACCGACGCCGGCGCGCTCGGCACCCTGGTCCGGCTGTTCCTGCTCGGCCAGGCCGAGTCGCGGGCCGCCGTTGAAGCCGCGCTGGCTCCGCTGCCGCTTTCCGAGGCAACGGCCGCCGGGCTGCTCGTCGACGACGGCGACGGGCTGCGCGCAGGGCTCGACGTCCGGCCGCACGGCGTCGACGACGAGTCGTGGTGGGTGGTCTCGGACCTGGATTCGGACCTGCGCGGCGGGCGTCCCGTGGAGGCCGACCACGTGCTCGGCGTCGGGCACGCGTCGCTGAGCCTGGTCCGGGCGACCTCTCGGCGGCCGGTGGGCTCGGTGCTCGACCTCGGCACGGGTTGTGGTGTGCAGGCCCTGCACGCGAGCACGCACGCGCAGCGGATCACCGCGACCGACGTGTCCAAGCGGGCGTTGGCGTTGGCCGAGGCGACGTTCCGGCTCAACCGCATCGACGTCGAACTCGCCGAAGGCGAGTGGTTCGACCCGGTGCAGGGCCGCAAGTTCGACCAGGTCGTGTGCAATCCGCCGTTCGTGGTCGGTCCGCCGCGCACCGACTTCACCTACCGCGACTCGGGGCTGGCCGGTGACGATGCGAGCGCGCTCGTCGTGCGCCAGCTCCCCGGCTTCCTCGCTGAGAGCGGCACCGGCCAGCTGCTGGCCTCCTGGGTGCACCGGGCCGGCGAGGACTGGCAGGACCGGATATCCCGCTGGCTGCCGCCGGGCGCCGGCGTGGACGCCTGGTTCGTGCAGCGCGACGTCGCCGACCCCGCCCTCTACGTGGGCACCTGGCTGCGCGACGCCGGATACGACCAGCGCTGCCCGCAAGGCCTGCAGAAGGCCGCCGAGTGGCTGGACTGGTTCGAGGCCAACGACGTGATCGGGATCGGCTTCGGGTTCGTCACGCTCCGCCGCACCGACGCGGGCGGCGAGGTCGTGTGCGAGGACCTCCGGCACGCCTTCGACGATCCGCTGGGCCCGGAATCGGACCAGTGGCTGCGCCGGGTCGACTGGCTGCGCGCGCACGACTCCGCCGAGGCGCTGCTGGCGGCCCGCCTGGTCACCGCGGACAGCACCGTGCTGGAAGCCGTCTCCGAACCAGGTGACGAAGGCTGGCACCCGCTGGTGCACCGGCTGCACCGCACCGACGGGCCGGGCTGGCAGCACGAGATCGACGAGCTGGGCGTGCGGCTGCTCGCCGGGTGCCGCGGGGCGCTGCCGCTCGCAGAACTCCTCGAACTGCTCGCGATGGGCTACGGCGAAGACTCCGGGGAACTGACCCGGGCCGCGATCCCGATGGTGCGCGAACTCGTCCGGCACGGAATGCTGCTGCCGGCGGAATGGGCGGGCGGTGACCAATGA
- the dtd gene encoding D-aminoacyl-tRNA deacylase has translation MRAIATRVTRASVTVDGVVVGKIEEPGLLVLLGVTHSDGPQEVVKMARKLHEIRALRDEESCATTGAPLLVVSQFTLYGSTKKGRRPSWTEAARPEQAKPLVEAVVAELRERGAKVATGVFGAMMSVESANDGPFTLLVEA, from the coding sequence ATGAGAGCAATCGCCACCCGGGTCACTCGCGCCTCGGTAACTGTCGACGGCGTCGTGGTCGGCAAGATCGAAGAACCCGGGCTGTTAGTGCTATTGGGCGTGACGCATTCCGACGGGCCTCAGGAAGTCGTAAAAATGGCCCGCAAACTCCACGAGATCCGGGCGCTTCGCGACGAGGAGTCCTGCGCCACGACCGGGGCACCGCTGCTCGTCGTCAGCCAGTTCACGCTCTACGGCTCGACCAAGAAGGGCCGCCGCCCGTCCTGGACCGAGGCGGCCCGGCCCGAACAGGCGAAACCGCTGGTAGAGGCGGTCGTGGCCGAGCTGCGCGAGCGGGGCGCGAAGGTCGCCACCGGGGTGTTCGGCGCGATGATGTCGGTGGAGAGCGCGAACGACGGGCCATTCACCCTTTTGGTTGAGGCCTAA
- a CDS encoding sigma-70 family RNA polymerase sigma factor, which yields MTVPQTTKPDVAVAEDLDTQGPSADLVRVYLNGIGRTALLTAQEEVDLAKRIEAGVFAKHLLETSKNLSPERRSDLGAVVRDGRRAKNHLMEANLRLVVSLAKRYTGRGMPLLDLIQEGNLGLIRAVEKFDYTKGFKFSTYATWWIRQAITRGMADQSRTIRLPVHLVEQVNKLARIKRDLHQKLGREATDEELSEEAGIPVEKILDLMDHSRDPVSLDMPVGAEEDAPLGDFIEDSESADAENAVISGFLQDDLRRVLATLEEREQAVIRMRYGLDDGQPRTLDQIGKAFGLSRERVRQIEREVMAKLRQGDRADRLRAYAS from the coding sequence ATGACCGTCCCGCAGACCACCAAGCCAGACGTCGCCGTCGCCGAAGACCTGGACACCCAGGGCCCATCGGCCGACTTGGTGCGCGTCTACCTCAACGGCATCGGGCGCACCGCGCTGCTCACCGCACAGGAAGAGGTCGACCTCGCCAAGCGGATCGAGGCCGGGGTCTTCGCCAAGCACCTGCTCGAGACCAGCAAGAACCTTTCCCCTGAGCGGCGCTCCGACCTCGGCGCCGTGGTCCGCGACGGCCGCCGGGCGAAGAACCACCTCATGGAGGCGAACCTCCGCCTGGTCGTGAGCCTGGCCAAGCGCTACACCGGCCGCGGCATGCCACTGCTGGACCTCATCCAGGAGGGCAACCTCGGCCTCATCCGCGCGGTGGAGAAGTTCGACTACACCAAGGGCTTCAAGTTCTCCACGTACGCGACCTGGTGGATCCGGCAGGCCATCACCCGCGGCATGGCCGACCAGAGCCGCACCATCCGGCTGCCCGTCCACCTGGTCGAGCAGGTCAACAAGCTGGCGCGGATCAAGCGCGACCTGCACCAGAAGCTCGGCCGCGAAGCCACGGACGAGGAGCTCTCCGAAGAAGCCGGCATCCCGGTGGAGAAGATCCTCGACCTGATGGACCACTCGCGCGACCCGGTCAGCCTGGACATGCCGGTCGGGGCCGAGGAGGACGCGCCGCTCGGCGACTTCATCGAGGACTCCGAATCCGCTGATGCCGAGAACGCGGTGATCTCCGGGTTCCTGCAGGACGACCTGCGCCGCGTGCTGGCCACGCTGGAAGAGCGCGAGCAGGCGGTGATCCGGATGCGCTACGGCCTCGACGATGGCCAGCCGCGCACCCTGGACCAGATCGGCAAGGCGTTCGGGCTGTCCCGCGAGCGGGTCCGGCAGATCGAGCGGGAAGTCATGGCCAAGCTGCGCCAGGGCGACCGTGCCGACCGGTTGCGCGCGTACGCGAGCTGA
- a CDS encoding tyrosine-protein phosphatase codes for MSTTDPLDALVNLRDLGGQPTGDGVATQAGVVYRSDAPHAGDRDPVDLSPWPPKVVVDLRDSVETGDEEHPLAAVATVHSVPLLEEARDADVELDEAAHELTALYQSIVQGAPKKLVDVFRIVLDADGPVLIHCAAGKDRTGVVSAMLLSVVGVRRDAIVADYVRTDRNMLRVLQRLDEVPALPPGVDEEMVHELLSTPTEAIESVLNTFAEHEDGARGWLRAHGATNEELDRWQTKFTD; via the coding sequence TTGTCGACGACAGATCCCCTCGATGCGCTGGTCAACCTGCGTGACCTGGGCGGGCAGCCCACCGGCGACGGTGTGGCGACCCAGGCGGGCGTGGTGTACCGCAGCGACGCTCCGCACGCCGGCGACCGGGATCCGGTGGACTTGTCGCCGTGGCCGCCGAAGGTCGTGGTGGACCTCCGCGATTCGGTGGAGACAGGTGACGAGGAACACCCGCTGGCGGCGGTGGCGACGGTGCACAGCGTGCCGTTGCTGGAGGAGGCACGGGACGCGGATGTCGAGCTCGACGAAGCCGCCCACGAGCTGACGGCGTTGTACCAGTCGATCGTCCAGGGCGCGCCGAAGAAGCTGGTCGACGTGTTCCGCATCGTCCTGGACGCCGATGGTCCGGTGCTGATCCACTGCGCGGCCGGCAAGGACCGCACGGGGGTGGTCTCGGCGATGTTGCTGAGCGTGGTGGGGGTGCGCCGCGATGCGATCGTGGCCGACTACGTGCGCACCGACCGGAACATGCTCCGAGTCCTGCAACGCCTGGATGAGGTGCCGGCCTTGCCGCCGGGGGTGGACGAGGAGATGGTCCACGAGCTCCTGTCGACGCCGACGGAGGCGATCGAGAGCGTCCTGAACACCTTCGCCGAACACGAAGATGGAGCGAGGGGCTGGCTCCGAGCCCACGGAGCCACGAACGAAGAACTGGACCGCTGGCAGACCAAGTTCACCGACTGA
- a CDS encoding fumarate hydratase: MTTTFDFTEVLPLGPDNTDYRLVTTDGIRVVEATGRRFLEVEPTTLTALATEAIKDIQHLLRPSHLAQLRAIVEDPEASPNDRFVATDLLRNACVSAGGVLPMCQDTGTAIVIGKRTETVLTGGRDEEALARGVFDAYQDLNLRYSQMAPLNFWDERNTGSNLPAQIELYNKPGTDPAYEFLFMAKGGGSANKTFLYQETKALLNPTRLGRFLEEKLRSLGTAACPPYHLAIVVGGMSAEFNLKVAKLASARYLDELPREGSASGHALRDVEMEQQVLEMTRQFGIGAQFGGKYFCHDVRVIRLPRHGASLPVGVAVSCSADRQAKAKITPEGVFLEQLERDPARYLPDVVDEQLSDEVVKIDLNRPMTEIRAELSKLPVKTRVSLTGPLVVARDIAHAKIAERLDAGEPMPDYLRDHPVYYAGPAKTPEGYASGSFGPTTAGRMDAYVEQFQAAGGSLVMLAKGNRSAKVTESCHTHGGFYLGSIGGPAARLAQDCIRKVEVLEYAELGMEAVWRIEVEDFPAFVVVNDKGNDFFANATKPTLQISFGR; encoded by the coding sequence GTGACCACCACGTTCGATTTCACCGAGGTGCTCCCCCTCGGCCCCGACAACACCGACTACCGCCTGGTGACCACGGACGGGATCCGAGTCGTCGAGGCGACCGGGCGACGATTCCTCGAAGTCGAGCCGACCACGCTCACCGCCCTGGCAACCGAGGCGATCAAGGACATCCAGCACCTGCTGCGCCCGTCCCACCTGGCGCAGCTGCGCGCGATCGTCGAGGACCCGGAGGCCAGCCCCAACGACCGGTTCGTGGCCACCGACCTGCTGCGCAACGCGTGCGTGTCCGCTGGGGGCGTGCTGCCGATGTGCCAGGACACCGGCACCGCCATCGTCATCGGCAAGCGCACCGAAACCGTGCTCACCGGCGGCCGCGACGAAGAGGCGCTGGCCCGGGGCGTCTTCGACGCATACCAGGACCTCAACCTGAGGTATTCCCAGATGGCGCCGCTGAACTTCTGGGACGAGCGCAACACCGGCAGCAACCTGCCCGCGCAGATCGAGCTGTACAACAAGCCCGGCACCGACCCCGCCTACGAGTTCCTGTTCATGGCCAAGGGCGGCGGCAGCGCGAACAAGACCTTCCTCTACCAGGAGACCAAGGCGCTGCTGAACCCGACGCGGCTCGGCCGGTTCCTGGAGGAGAAGCTGCGCTCGCTGGGTACCGCGGCCTGCCCGCCGTACCACCTGGCGATCGTCGTCGGCGGCATGTCCGCCGAGTTCAACCTCAAGGTCGCCAAGCTCGCCTCGGCCCGCTACCTCGACGAACTTCCGCGGGAGGGCTCGGCGTCCGGGCACGCCCTGCGCGACGTCGAGATGGAGCAGCAGGTGCTGGAGATGACCCGGCAGTTCGGCATCGGCGCGCAGTTCGGCGGCAAGTACTTCTGCCACGACGTGCGGGTGATCCGCCTGCCCCGGCACGGCGCCTCGCTGCCGGTTGGTGTCGCGGTGTCCTGCTCGGCGGACCGCCAGGCCAAGGCCAAGATCACCCCGGAGGGCGTGTTCCTGGAGCAGCTCGAACGCGACCCGGCCCGCTACCTGCCGGACGTGGTCGACGAGCAGCTCTCCGACGAGGTCGTCAAGATCGACCTGAACCGGCCGATGACGGAGATCCGGGCGGAGCTGTCCAAGCTGCCGGTCAAGACCCGGGTGTCGCTGACCGGCCCGCTGGTGGTGGCGCGCGACATCGCGCACGCCAAGATCGCCGAGCGGTTGGACGCCGGCGAGCCGATGCCCGACTACCTGCGTGACCACCCGGTGTACTACGCGGGCCCGGCCAAGACCCCGGAGGGCTACGCCTCCGGCTCGTTCGGCCCCACCACCGCCGGTCGCATGGACGCCTACGTCGAGCAGTTCCAAGCCGCGGGCGGCTCGCTGGTCATGCTCGCCAAGGGCAACCGGTCGGCGAAGGTGACCGAGTCCTGCCACACTCACGGTGGCTTCTACCTCGGTTCCATCGGCGGCCCCGCCGCGCGCCTGGCCCAGGACTGCATCCGCAAGGTCGAGGTGCTGGAGTACGCCGAACTCGGTATGGAAGCGGTGTGGCGCATCGAGGTCGAAGACTTCCCCGCGTTCGTCGTCGTCAACGACAAGGGCAACGACTTCTTCGCCAACGCCACCAAGCCGACCCTGCAGATCTCCTTCGGCCGCTGA